The Terriglobales bacterium region ATCAGCTCAATCGTCAGCGCCACGTTGTCCCCCGGCATCACCATCTCCGTGCCGCCCGGCAACTCCGCCACGCCCGTCACGTCCGTCGTACGGAAGTAGAACTGCGGACGGTAGCCCTTAAAGAACGGCGTATGTCTGCCGCCTTCTTCCTTGGTCAGAACGTAAACTTCGGCCTTGAACTTCGTGTGTGGCGTGATCGAGCCCGGCTTGCACAGCACCATCCCGCGCTCTACATCTTCCTTGGCCGTTCCGCGCAGCAGCAACCCGGCATTGTCCCCCGCCAGGCCTTCATCCAACTGCTTCTTGAACATCTCCACGCCCGTGACCACCGTCTTCTGCGTGTCCCGGAAGCCTACGATCTCGACTTCCTCGCCGACCTTGATCTTGCCACGCTCAATACGGCCGGTAACAACGGTTCCGCGCCCCTGGATTGAGAAGATATCTTCTATCGGCATCAGGAACGGCTTATCCACATCGCGCGCCGGCAACGGCACGTTCTTGTCTACCGCTTCCATCAGCTCATCAATGGATTTCTCCCACTTCGCTTCCCCGTTCAGCGCTCCCAGCGCCGATCCGCGAACGATAGGCAGAGTGTCTCCCGGGAACTGGTACTTGCTCAGCAGCTCCCTGACCTCCATCTCCACCAGGTCCACCAGTTCGGCATCTTCTACCGCGTCCACCTTGTTCAGGAACACCACGATATACGGTACGCCGACTTGTCTTGCCAGCAACACGTGCTCCTTGGTCTGCGGCATCGGTCCATCGGTCGCCGCCACCACCAGGATCGCCCCATCCATCTGCGCCGCTCCCGTGATCATGTTCTTGATGTAATCCGCGTGCCCCGGGCAATCCACGTGCGCGTAGTGCCGGTTGGCCGTCTCATACTCCACGTGCGCCGTCGCGATCGTGATGCCGCGCTCCCGCTCTTCCGGCGCGTTATCAATCGAATCGAACGAACGGAACTGGATCTTGGGGTTGTGCTTGGACAACACCTTCGTGATTGCCGCCGTCAACGTCGTCTTGCCGTGATCAATGTGCCCGATCGTCCCTACGTTCACGTGCGGCTTGCTGCGGTCAAATTTTTCCTTCGCCATGTTCTCTCTCTTTGCTCCTGGCTCTTTGCTCTTACTTGCTTTAAATCTTTCGCGGAATTGATCCGCGCTTTCCGCGTTCATCCGCGGCAAAAAATTCTCTTTCAGTAATACGAGTACAACTTCTTAAACTTGCTGCGAATCGCGGGTTCCACCTGCTCCAGCTTGGTCAGATAATGTTCGCGCAACTGCGCCTGATCGGCCGTGCCCAGCGAGCTAAAAAGCTGCTCAGCCAGCGCTTGTGGCAAAAGCCCCTTTTGCAGCACACCGGCAAAATCGCGAATGCGGAGGTTGCTCTTTTCCATGCTGCGCAAAAACTTGTCGACCGCCTGGGGAGCAAAAACCGCGTCAATCGCCGCCTTCAACTCGCCAAAGACCTGCTGGTTATCAACTGCAATGCCTGCCTGCGTATATGTCATCGCTCGCTACTTAACTTCTAATCCTGACTTCGGCTAATCCTGGAGCGGGAGACGGGAATCGAACCCGCGACCAACAGCTTGGAAGGCTGTGACTCTACCACTGAGTTACTCCCGCCAACTCCCGATTGTGTAATTGGGTAATTTAGTAATTGGGCAAATTGCACAACCACTCCGACTCACAGCTTTTCACTTACTCAATTACAAAATTACCCACTTACCCAATTTGCATCTCTGGAGCTGATGACCGGGATTGAACCGGTGACCTCTCCCTTACCAAGGGAGTGCTCTACCAACTGAGCTACATCAGCAAATCTTTATTTGTCCTCAGCTTCGGCGCGCCTGCGAAACTCGTGGGTCACAGTTCGAATTGCGAACAGTCCCAGAATCGCAAGAGTAACCAACCGAATTCGCTGATCGCTCAACGTAAACCAGGCAAGAATTGCTATTCCAACATAAATCGTCAGCGCAATTCCTAGCTTGGTCACACAACCTCAAAGTAAAAAATCCTGGTGCACAGGGGAGGATTCGAACCTCCGTAGGGCTTTGCTCTAAGGGCTCCGCAACGCTTCGCTGCTGCGCCCTCGCGCTCTGCTCACGCCATCCAGCGCTCGCTCCGCGCTCACCCTTTTTACTGCTACTCAAATCCTGGTGCACAGGGGAGGATTCGAACCTCCGTAGCTCCAAGGAGCGGCAGATTTACAGTCTGCTGCCATTAACCACTCGGCCACCTGTGCGCAGGGCCGGTCGTTAACTCTAATCACCCGGCTCTTAAAACCATCTCTAAGGACTCAGCAACACTTTTCTGCTGCGCCCTTTTTACAGGCATAGCTCCGCGTTTGCGAACCAAGCAGCTATAGACAAACCACGTTCCGGAAATTTTCCTCGAGTGGAGTGTTGCTGTTGCAGACCTGCACCGCGTCCCGTCTGCTGGCGGATCAAAACTGGAGCTGGCGAAGGGATTTGAACCCCCGACCCTCTGATTACAAATCAGATGCTCTACCAGCTGAGCTACGCCAGCCTGATTCCTTCCGGGAACTGCCCTGAATGGAAACACAACGTCCCAAAGAGTTCTTCACACCAGGGACAAAGTTTAAAGGTTAGCACAGCGGCTATGATCCAGCAAGCCGCAGTGTTATTCAACAGTAACCATGCCGGCAAAACAGAATGCTATGATGCCGACTGAATAAATTTTAACGGAAACCAGCATATTCCGCCACTCTTGGATGCACGAATGCGACTAAAAAAACGCTATTTTGCCCTCGCGCTGGCCCTGGTTGCGGCAATCGCCTCGGGAATTTACCTCTGGATGTGGATGCACGCCGCGCCGGAGTGCGTCCGTTTGCTGCCCGACTCTGATGCCGTGGTGTACGTGAACCTGGCGCCGCTGCGCGTGGCCAATGTTTTCACCAGCCTGAAAAAAGTCGCCCATGACCAGGACTACGAAAATTTTATCGAGCAAACCGGTTTTGACTTTGAACGCGATCTGGATGAAGTCGGCATTGCAGTCCATCTTCCTTCGCCTCCGGATGCAAATGCTCCGGCGGGAGCTGCACAGGAAACCAGATTTTCAGAAGTCTTTAAAGCGAACTTTGACCGCAACCGCGCAAGCATTTTTTTTCATAAAATCTCCCGCAGCACAGAGATCTATCGCGGGAAAGAAATCTATACCATTCCCGTGGAAAACCGGCTGGTACGTGTGGCAATCTTGAGCGCGAACCAGGTTGCGGTTTCCAATGTGGAGAGTCCCCAAATCATCCATCAAATGATTGACCGCGCGCCCGAGTCGGGCCTGCCGTTCATCGAGCCTGCGCTGGTACGCGAGCACTACAAAGATGTCACCTTCGGCAGTTTGGCGTGGGCCATCGGGAAATATTCTTCTTCCAGCAACAGCCAAAATCTTAGCCTACCAGGTGGGTTCGACCTGCCCCTTCCTGCCCAGACGACTTGGGTTGTCTCTCTCCGCTTTGCCGGCTCCATTGAACTGAAAGCGCAGGCCCTCACCTCCAACGAAGAAGATGCGCGCAAAGTTGCCGACACGCTGGGTACACTTTTGAGCCTCTTCCGCTCATTGCAGACAAATATTGGGACGCAAGGACCAGATGCGGACGTAAAAAGCTTTTTTGACAGCTTGCAGGTCACACAGGAAGAAAACCGCGCAACCTTTACGGCAACGGTTCCCATTGGATTTATCAGGAAACTTGCACGCGATGCGCCTCAAGCGATGACAAATCAACCGGAAGCAACCCCGTCACCACAGGAAAAGAAGAAGAAGTTTTAAAGAAAATAAAATTAAGAAAATAAGTTACGAGCCGGCGGCGAGTACAACTGCCTGCGCCAGGGTCGTGCGCAGGTATTTGTAAGGATTGACGGGAGTGTTGTTGATGCGGACTTCGTAGTGCAGGTGCGGGCCGGTGCTGCGCCCGGTCAGGCCAACGTAACCAATTACGTCTCCACGTTGCACATGCTGGCCTGCGATAACAGCAAAGGCGGAAAGATGTCCGTAACGTGTGCTGATGCCGTGGTGATGGTCAATCTGGATCAAACGGCCGTAACCGCCTACTTCTTCAGCCATGGTAACAACACCGTCTGCGGGCGCGATGACCGGGTGGCCGTAACTGCTGGAAATATCTATTCCACTGTG contains the following coding sequences:
- the tuf gene encoding elongation factor Tu, which gives rise to MAKEKFDRSKPHVNVGTIGHIDHGKTTLTAAITKVLSKHNPKIQFRSFDSIDNAPEERERGITIATAHVEYETANRHYAHVDCPGHADYIKNMITGAAQMDGAILVVAATDGPMPQTKEHVLLARQVGVPYIVVFLNKVDAVEDAELVDLVEMEVRELLSKYQFPGDTLPIVRGSALGALNGEAKWEKSIDELMEAVDKNVPLPARDVDKPFLMPIEDIFSIQGRGTVVTGRIERGKIKVGEEVEIVGFRDTQKTVVTGVEMFKKQLDEGLAGDNAGLLLRGTAKEDVERGMVLCKPGSITPHTKFKAEVYVLTKEEGGRHTPFFKGYRPQFYFRTTDVTGVAELPGGTEMVMPGDNVALTIEL